In the genome of Cynocephalus volans isolate mCynVol1 chromosome 10, mCynVol1.pri, whole genome shotgun sequence, the window CTGGATCTACACCAGGCTCCACACACAAACCTGTGGTTTCCTTTGGGTCTTCTAAGTTTTTATAAACTTCCATAACACTGGGGCAGCACACAATTGCTTACAGTTCATGCCATTCCTGCAAGTAGTCCACTGTGGGGATCCCCAATCAGTAGCAAAATTAGTTCCTGACAGGCAACCTAGCCGATCACTAGGGGAGGGTCTGAACGGAATTACCCACTGTCAAACTATGTATCAGACAACTCAGCATGGCCTTGGCACTGTATATGCACTAAGACTGGAGTGTCATAAGCAAGGTGTTTTTTTTGAATGGTTAACATCTTGGAAGGGCAGACCTGCTGTGGACTATCCCATCTTGCTTTGCAGGTGATATATTCATTGGGCTACACATAACACGCTTCAGCCCCTATGCACATTTTTCCGTGCAAAGAATGATGAAGAGTGCTTGGGAGCTGCCTCATGCTGTCCAGGATGAGGAGGGCAATGGATCCTGCTACTTGGCATGCAAAGAAGCCAGTAGGAAAGTTTTACCATCAACAGCACCCTTATCACCCCTCCCTGTAATTCATGATTTGGGGGCTGGGAAAATCTGCCTTAGCGGGGAGGGGCCCTTGTGTGAAAGAAGTCACTGTCCACAGTTGCTTCCACATTTGTCTGCACTGTTGGTGTCAATGAACCAAGAAAAGTTCTGGAAATTTCTTTAGGATAGCCCATGGGAGACATCAGGGGACATTAAGGATCAGAGCAAGCCACTGAACCTTAGCTCATGCTTTACTGCTGGAAAAGTACCACAGAGCTAAAACAAGATGATTTTGTTTTTGAGATATTTCCTTTGCTCACAAAATGAGCCAATACATGCTGTTTCTCTAAACTGAGTCACAGACAAAACTTACGGCAATGGGTAATTGGACTTATACTTCTCTATAGTAAAATTAATTTGGGCAAAAGTTCTCGTCTTAGTTTTGTGTTGTTTTCCCATTGATCTGATATAGGAATCTTGGGGCAGTGCTTTTTCATGGGAGTGCCATAAAAAGCATAATAAGAGGACTTAATAGTTCTATGAAACAGATATATTAGCTGAAAGTATAATtataactgtgaaaaggaaaaaagtcatcAGTAGCTATagtttgttaacattttggtttgTAAGCTTCCAACAAGTTGCTTTAAATAAGTTTGTGACAAATTTGCATACATTTCACTGCCTCTTATGCTTTTAGAAATTCCCAAAGTGTACAACCCATGGGTGCTCATCTGATGTATCcccaaatataatatttattttaaagcctGCTGAATTCCCAAATACCTTTTCAGTGGCAAGGCCCTGGGGCCAAAGATCCAGGAAACTTGCATTCTCCACCCACCTTTGCCATTACAGGCTGTTATCATACTGTGCAAACCACTTCACATCTTTGGCTTTCAGTCTCTTTGTGTGCACAATGAAGGGGTTAAGCCAGTTGATCTAATTCATTGAATAGTGAATTCCTGGAGGTGGAACTGGTTTCCATGGTGAATTTAATGTACGAGCTTCAGCTGAGTGCAATTGTCAAGCaactttaaaaatgagtttaGGTTATTACTgcaggagttttatttttttaaaaaggctgtaAACCATGGGGGTACAAGCCAAGCTGTTAAAATTTGGTGATCTCCTCCACACACATACTCAGAAGCTTTATAAAGACTGATATATAGATTTATCATTTCCAATTGGCTACACGTTTGGAtgtttgtagttttaatttttacaaaagtcTGTAATCAGATCTGAGAatgtagcttttatttatttaaaaaaattctgtttaccGGCACAGAGTTTTctactcatacacacacactctctctgtgagaatgtggcttttatttattaaaaaaaaattctgtctacTGGCACAGTTCTctacacacgtgcacgcacacacaaacacttcTTTACACTCTCAAGCTTTCTCTCTGGTAAGAATCCACTGATACTGAATCAGAACAACATTTTAGCTAAAGCAGAAGTGTTCCTAGAGTTTATTTCGTGTATGAATTCTGAGGTGTTTAGTAAGAGCTGAGCTTCGACTGAAatttttcccacattccttacaagaatagggtttttctccagtatgaattctctgatgatcGTGCAGGTTGGTTTTCTTTCGGAAGGCTcgtccacattcattacattcatacggtttctctccagtatgagttcTTTCATGCTGAATAAGGGATGAACTCtgactgaaggctttcccacagtcaatacattcatagggtttttctccagtgtggGTTCTCTCATGTTGAGTAAGTGAAGAGCGTCGACTGAAGGCTtctccacattcattacattcataaggcttttctccagtatgaattctgtGATGCTCTATGAAACTTGTACTTCTtttgaaagcttttccacatACATTACATTGATAGGGTTTGTCTCCAGGATGGGAAATAGGTTGTTGACTAAAGGCCTGCTCACAATCATAGAGGTTCTCTCCAGTATGGATCCTCTGATGATCAGTAAAGTCTGTAATGTGACTGAAGTCTTCCCCACAGTCATTACAGTGATAGGACTTCACTTCTGTGAGAGTGTTCTCACCTTGAGTAAGCGATGAGCTGTGCTTGAAATCTATGCTGTAGTTACTGCTTTGGTAAGGTTTGCCTCTCTTATGAATCCTCATGTGTTTATAAAGGGATGGGCTCTGACCAAAAGCCCTCCCACATATGCTACATTCaaaaggtttctctccagtatgagtcCTCTCATGTTGGACAAGGGAAGAACATCgactaaaagctttcccacattccttacattggAAGGGTTTCTCTCCACTATGTGTGACCTCATGTTGAGTAAGGGATGTGCCATGCCTAAAGGACCTCCCACACAGATTACATCGatatggtttctctccagtgtgaattctctggtgTTGAACAAGGGAGGAGCTGCGCTGGAAGGCTTTCCCACAGAGACTGCACtgatagggtttctctccagtatgagcATTCTCATGCTGACCAAGGGATGAGCTATGCCTGAAGGCCTTTCCACACACATTGCAT includes:
- the ZFP90 gene encoding zinc finger protein 90 homolog isoform X1, which gives rise to MLLGHQGKPSHLLNQESVTFKDVSVDFTQEEWHHVDPAQRCLYRDVMLENYSHLVSLGYQVSKPEVIFKLEQGEEPWISEGEIQRPFCPDWKTRLEAKSSILQRGISEVSHSTDDLLHATLEDSWDVSSHLERHQENWRRHLDPEASTQKKIITTEESFEQNKFGENSRLNTDLVTQLSIPSRIRPSECETLGSNLGHNSDLLNQNNILAKKKPYKCNKCRKAFIHRSSLTKHEKTHKGEGAFTNGTDQGIYPGKKHHECTDCGKTFLWKTQLTEHQRIHTGEKPFECNVCGKAFRHSSSLGQHENAHTGEKPYQCSLCGKAFQRSSSLVQHQRIHTGEKPYRCNLCGRSFRHGTSLTQHEVTHSGEKPFQCKECGKAFSRCSSLVQHERTHTGEKPFECSICGRAFGQSPSLYKHMRIHKRGKPYQSSNYSIDFKHSSSLTQGENTLTEVKSYHCNDCGEDFSHITDFTDHQRIHTGENLYDCEQAFSQQPISHPGDKPYQCNVCGKAFKRSTSFIEHHRIHTGEKPYECNECGEAFSRRSSLTQHERTHTGEKPYECIDCGKAFSQSSSLIQHERTHTGEKPYECNECGRAFRKKTNLHDHQRIHTGEKPYSCKECGKNFSRSSALTKHLRIHTRNKL
- the ZFP90 gene encoding zinc finger protein 90 homolog isoform X2, giving the protein MAPRPPAAAPQESVTFKDVSVDFTQEEWHHVDPAQRCLYRDVMLENYSHLVSLGYQVSKPEVIFKLEQGEEPWISEGEIQRPFCPDWKTRLEAKSSILQRGISEVSHSTDDLLHATLEDSWDVSSHLERHQENWRRHLDPEASTQKKIITTEESFEQNKFGENSRLNTDLVTQLSIPSRIRPSECETLGSNLGHNSDLLNQNNILAKKKPYKCNKCRKAFIHRSSLTKHEKTHKGEGAFTNGTDQGIYPGKKHHECTDCGKTFLWKTQLTEHQRIHTGEKPFECNVCGKAFRHSSSLGQHENAHTGEKPYQCSLCGKAFQRSSSLVQHQRIHTGEKPYRCNLCGRSFRHGTSLTQHEVTHSGEKPFQCKECGKAFSRCSSLVQHERTHTGEKPFECSICGRAFGQSPSLYKHMRIHKRGKPYQSSNYSIDFKHSSSLTQGENTLTEVKSYHCNDCGEDFSHITDFTDHQRIHTGENLYDCEQAFSQQPISHPGDKPYQCNVCGKAFKRSTSFIEHHRIHTGEKPYECNECGEAFSRRSSLTQHERTHTGEKPYECIDCGKAFSQSSSLIQHERTHTGEKPYECNECGRAFRKKTNLHDHQRIHTGEKPYSCKECGKNFSRSSALTKHLRIHTRNKL
- the ZFP90 gene encoding zinc finger protein 90 homolog isoform X3; the encoded protein is MLENYSHLVSLGYQVSKPEVIFKLEQGEEPWISEGEIQRPFCPDWKTRLEAKSSILQRGISEVSHSTDDLLHATLEDSWDVSSHLERHQENWRRHLDPEASTQKKIITTEESFEQNKFGENSRLNTDLVTQLSIPSRIRPSECETLGSNLGHNSDLLNQNNILAKKKPYKCNKCRKAFIHRSSLTKHEKTHKGEGAFTNGTDQGIYPGKKHHECTDCGKTFLWKTQLTEHQRIHTGEKPFECNVCGKAFRHSSSLGQHENAHTGEKPYQCSLCGKAFQRSSSLVQHQRIHTGEKPYRCNLCGRSFRHGTSLTQHEVTHSGEKPFQCKECGKAFSRCSSLVQHERTHTGEKPFECSICGRAFGQSPSLYKHMRIHKRGKPYQSSNYSIDFKHSSSLTQGENTLTEVKSYHCNDCGEDFSHITDFTDHQRIHTGENLYDCEQAFSQQPISHPGDKPYQCNVCGKAFKRSTSFIEHHRIHTGEKPYECNECGEAFSRRSSLTQHERTHTGEKPYECIDCGKAFSQSSSLIQHERTHTGEKPYECNECGRAFRKKTNLHDHQRIHTGEKPYSCKECGKNFSRSSALTKHLRIHTRNKL